One window from the genome of Mycolicibacterium gadium encodes:
- a CDS encoding B-4DMT family transporter, with protein MSKWLLRGLVFAALMVIVRLLQGAMINAWETRAGLISLILVVLFAVAVFVWGLADGRADARSNPDPDRRGDLSMTWLLAGLFAGIVSGAVAWFIHLFYKSLYVEGLINELTTFAAFTALLVFLMALLGVTFGRWLVDRNAPPVTRHRSGDDERADTDVFAAVNQPEGERTEEYETVETRRDK; from the coding sequence ATGAGTAAGTGGTTGCTGCGCGGACTGGTGTTCGCGGCCCTGATGGTGATCGTTCGATTGCTACAGGGAGCGATGATCAACGCGTGGGAGACCAGGGCCGGGCTGATCAGTCTCATTCTGGTGGTTCTCTTCGCCGTCGCCGTGTTCGTGTGGGGCCTGGCCGACGGCCGCGCTGACGCCCGCTCCAATCCCGATCCGGACCGCCGCGGCGACCTGTCCATGACGTGGCTGCTGGCCGGCCTGTTCGCGGGCATCGTCAGCGGCGCCGTCGCATGGTTCATCCACCTCTTCTACAAGTCCCTCTACGTCGAGGGGCTGATCAACGAGCTCACCACCTTCGCGGCGTTCACCGCATTGCTGGTGTTCCTGATGGCCCTCCTTGGCGTGACGTTCGGCCGCTGGCTCGTCGACCGCAACGCACCCCCGGTCACCCGGCACCGTTCCGGGGACGACGAGCGCGCTGACACCGACGTGTTCGCCGCCGTCAACCAGCCCGAGGGCGAGCGCACCGAGGAGTACGAGACGGTCGAGACCCGTCGCGACAAGTAG
- a CDS encoding dihydroorotase, with the protein MSVLIRRVRLYGEGDRIDVLVSDGQIADIGAGLDVPDDADVADATGQILLPGFVDLHTHLREPGREYTEDIETGSAAAALGGYTAVFAMANTNPVADSPVVTDHVWHRGQQVGLVDVHPVGAVTMGLAGAQLTEMGMMANGAGQVRMFSDDGVCVHDPLIMRRALEYATGLGVLIAQHAEEPRLTVGAVAHEGPNAALLGLAGWPRAAEESIVARDALLARDAGARVHICHASTAGTVEIVRWAKEQGISITAEVTPHHLLLDDGRLASYDGRNRVNPPLREATDAEALRQALADGVIDCVATDHAPHAEHEKMCEFAHARPGMLGLQTALSVVVETMVRPGLLTWRDVARVMSENPARIVGLPDQGRPLEIGEPANLTVVDPDATWTVEGSELASRSDNTPYESMELPATVTLTLLRGKVTARDGKSPA; encoded by the coding sequence ATGAGCGTCCTGATCCGCAGGGTGCGGCTCTACGGCGAGGGTGACCGGATCGACGTGCTCGTCTCCGACGGCCAGATCGCCGACATCGGTGCCGGGCTTGACGTTCCCGACGATGCCGATGTCGCCGACGCCACCGGTCAGATTCTGCTTCCCGGATTCGTCGACCTGCACACACATCTGCGCGAGCCCGGCCGGGAGTACACTGAGGACATCGAAACCGGCTCGGCCGCAGCGGCTTTGGGTGGCTATACCGCGGTTTTCGCGATGGCCAACACCAACCCGGTCGCAGACAGCCCGGTCGTCACCGATCACGTGTGGCACCGCGGCCAGCAGGTCGGGCTCGTCGACGTGCATCCCGTCGGTGCGGTGACGATGGGTCTGGCCGGTGCCCAGCTCACCGAGATGGGCATGATGGCCAACGGCGCTGGGCAGGTGCGGATGTTTTCCGATGACGGCGTCTGCGTTCACGATCCGCTGATCATGCGCCGCGCACTGGAATATGCGACGGGCCTGGGCGTGCTCATCGCCCAGCATGCCGAGGAGCCCCGCCTCACCGTCGGTGCCGTGGCACACGAGGGGCCCAACGCGGCGCTGCTGGGGTTGGCGGGTTGGCCGCGCGCGGCCGAAGAGTCCATTGTCGCGCGCGACGCGTTATTGGCCCGCGACGCCGGCGCACGCGTGCACATCTGCCACGCCTCCACCGCGGGCACTGTCGAGATCGTCAGATGGGCCAAGGAACAAGGCATTTCAATCACCGCCGAGGTGACCCCGCACCATCTTCTGCTCGACGATGGCCGGCTGGCCTCCTACGACGGCCGAAACCGGGTGAATCCACCGCTTCGTGAGGCGACCGACGCCGAGGCGCTGCGCCAGGCGCTTGCCGACGGGGTGATCGACTGCGTCGCCACCGACCACGCGCCGCATGCCGAGCACGAGAAAATGTGCGAGTTCGCCCACGCGCGCCCGGGCATGCTCGGCCTGCAGACCGCGCTGTCGGTGGTCGTCGAGACCATGGTGCGTCCCGGCCTGCTCACCTGGCGCGACGTAGCCCGGGTGATGAGCGAGAACCCCGCCCGCATCGTCGGATTGCCGGATCAGGGCCGGCCGCTGGAGATAGGCGAGCCCGCCAACCTGACCGTCGTCGATCCCGACGCGACGTGGACGGTTGAGGGGTCAGAGCTGGCGAGTCGCTCCGACAACACGCCGTACGAATCGATGGAGTTGCCTGCGACGGTGACGTTGACACTGTTGCGGGGCAAGGTCACCGCGCGCGACGGAAAGAGCCCGGCATGA
- the pyrR gene encoding bifunctional pyr operon transcriptional regulator/uracil phosphoribosyltransferase PyrR, whose protein sequence is MGAPGTDRELMSSADVSRTISRMAHQIIEKTALDGKDAPHVILLGIPTRGVTLAARLVEKIKEFADVDVPRGALDITLYRDDLDSKPPRPLEDTSIPEGGIDGTLVILVDDVLYTGRSVRAALDALRDIGRPRAVQLAVLVDRGHRELPLRADYVGKNVPTSRAENVKVRLTEDDDVEGIWIAPQGGPPR, encoded by the coding sequence TTGGGCGCGCCTGGCACCGACCGGGAACTGATGTCTTCAGCGGACGTCAGCCGGACCATCTCCCGCATGGCCCATCAAATCATCGAGAAGACCGCGCTCGACGGTAAAGATGCTCCCCACGTCATCCTGCTCGGCATCCCCACCCGCGGCGTCACCTTGGCCGCGCGGCTTGTCGAGAAAATCAAGGAATTCGCCGACGTCGACGTTCCGCGCGGGGCGCTGGACATCACGCTCTACCGCGACGATCTCGACAGCAAGCCGCCCCGGCCGCTGGAGGACACCTCGATTCCCGAGGGCGGCATCGACGGCACGCTCGTGATCCTGGTCGACGACGTCCTCTACACCGGCCGCTCGGTGCGCGCGGCGTTGGATGCACTGCGCGACATCGGCCGTCCCCGCGCCGTCCAGCTCGCCGTTCTCGTCGACCGCGGGCACCGGGAGCTGCCGCTTCGGGCCGACTACGTCGGCAAGAACGTGCCGACCTCGAGGGCCGAGAACGTCAAGGTGCGGTTGACCGAAGACGATGACGTCGAGGGCATCTGGATCGCACCGCAGGGAGGGCCCCCAAGATGA
- a CDS encoding FAD-dependent monooxygenase produces MTQPTVVISGAGIAGPALAFWLTRNGYRGVVVETGPGIRPGGQTVDLRGAGGDVVERMGLMDEMERRSLFQRGIAWVKSDGSRRAEMPVTAFDGNGPVSKLEILRGDLVDVLYQATKDTAEYRFNTRISDLAQDSTGVDVTLSDGSTSRVDLVVGADGPHSAVRRLVFGPEEQFVKPIGGYNAWFSAPDRAGLDSWYLMYQAPGGLNASMRPSHDPSIAKAGLAFQSKPIVYDRHNLDEQRHILVERFAGAGWECDALLAAAQEADDFYFDSLAQVHMPSWSSGRVTLVGDAGYCASPLSGMGTSLALVGAYVLAGELGPADSLDAEHLQSALKRYGSVMRPYVDTCQDLPNNIDRFAPMTEKEIADNATAMKWMQRWPFRPIAARLWFRIADSIDLPDYATASPDE; encoded by the coding sequence ATGACCCAGCCCACGGTGGTGATCAGCGGCGCCGGAATCGCGGGGCCCGCACTGGCATTCTGGCTGACCCGCAACGGATATCGGGGCGTCGTCGTGGAGACCGGGCCCGGGATCCGGCCCGGCGGGCAGACGGTGGACCTCCGGGGCGCCGGTGGTGACGTCGTCGAACGGATGGGGCTGATGGACGAGATGGAGCGGCGCTCGCTGTTCCAGCGCGGCATCGCATGGGTGAAGTCCGATGGCAGCCGACGCGCGGAGATGCCCGTGACGGCATTCGACGGCAACGGCCCGGTCTCCAAGCTGGAGATCCTGCGCGGCGATCTGGTGGATGTGCTGTACCAAGCCACGAAGGACACGGCGGAGTACCGCTTCAACACCCGGATCTCCGATCTCGCGCAGGATTCGACCGGGGTCGACGTGACGTTGTCAGACGGCAGCACATCGAGGGTGGACCTCGTAGTCGGTGCCGACGGACCGCATTCCGCGGTGCGGCGCCTGGTGTTCGGACCCGAGGAACAGTTCGTCAAGCCGATCGGCGGCTACAACGCTTGGTTCTCGGCTCCGGACCGCGCCGGCCTGGACAGTTGGTATCTGATGTACCAAGCGCCGGGCGGTCTGAACGCCTCGATGCGGCCTTCACACGATCCGTCGATCGCGAAGGCGGGGTTGGCCTTTCAGTCGAAGCCGATCGTCTACGACCGGCACAACCTCGACGAACAGCGACATATCCTGGTCGAGCGGTTCGCCGGCGCGGGCTGGGAATGCGATGCGCTGCTGGCCGCAGCGCAGGAAGCCGACGACTTCTACTTCGACTCGCTCGCGCAGGTCCACATGCCATCGTGGTCTTCGGGGCGGGTCACACTGGTCGGCGACGCAGGTTACTGCGCCTCACCGCTCAGCGGCATGGGCACCAGCCTGGCGCTGGTCGGCGCCTACGTTCTCGCCGGCGAACTTGGACCGGCGGATTCGCTTGATGCCGAACACCTTCAGTCCGCGCTGAAGCGCTACGGGTCGGTGATGCGGCCCTACGTCGACACCTGCCAGGACCTACCCAACAACATCGACCGGTTCGCACCTATGACGGAGAAAGAGATCGCGGACAACGCGACGGCGATGAAGTGGATGCAGCGCTGGCCATTTCGCCCCATCGCCGCCAGGCTGTGGTTCCGGATCGCCGATTCCATCGACCTTCCGGACTACGCCACCGCATCGCCCGACGAGTAG
- a CDS encoding 3-oxoacid CoA-transferase subunit A, with protein sequence MSRTEICEAAQHAVAGINDGSKVLVGGFGMAGMPTALIDALIDQGATDLTIVSNNAGNGDTGLAALLAAGRVTKVICSFPRQTDSYVFDELYRAGKVALEVVPQGNLAERIRAAGAGIGAFFCPTGVGTPLAEGKETRTIDGRDYVLEYPIRGDVALIGAHIGDRAGNLLYRKTARNFGPVMATAASLTIAEVERVVDAGSIDPEIVVTPGIFVDRILDLSADRRTREAAS encoded by the coding sequence ATGAGCCGCACCGAGATCTGTGAGGCCGCGCAGCACGCCGTCGCCGGCATCAATGACGGATCAAAAGTTCTCGTCGGCGGCTTCGGCATGGCGGGTATGCCGACCGCACTGATCGACGCACTGATCGACCAGGGCGCGACCGATCTCACCATCGTCAGCAACAACGCGGGCAATGGCGACACCGGCCTGGCCGCGCTGCTCGCCGCCGGTCGCGTCACCAAGGTCATCTGCTCGTTTCCCCGGCAGACGGATTCGTATGTCTTCGACGAGCTGTACCGGGCCGGCAAGGTGGCGCTCGAGGTGGTTCCGCAGGGAAACCTGGCAGAGCGGATCAGGGCGGCGGGCGCGGGGATCGGTGCGTTCTTCTGCCCGACCGGTGTCGGCACCCCCCTTGCTGAAGGGAAGGAGACCCGAACCATCGACGGTCGAGACTATGTGCTGGAGTACCCGATTCGGGGCGACGTCGCGCTCATCGGCGCCCATATCGGCGATCGGGCGGGGAATTTGTTGTACCGCAAGACTGCTCGCAATTTCGGTCCGGTGATGGCCACCGCGGCATCGCTCACCATCGCCGAGGTGGAACGGGTGGTCGACGCGGGATCCATCGATCCTGAAATCGTCGTCACACCCGGGATCTTCGTAGACCGCATCCTCGACCTTTCGGCCGACCGACGTACGAGGGAGGCGGCGTCGTGA
- the nusB gene encoding transcription antitermination factor NusB → MPERRGDRGRHQARKRAVDLLFEAEARGITPAEVAESRSALSQTQSDVSPLNPYTATVARGVTDHAAHIDDLIAAHLQGWTLDRLPAVDRAILRVAVWELLHADDVPEPVAVDEAVELAKQLSTDDSPGFVNGVLGQVMLVTPQIRAAAEAVRGTGDSGVGT, encoded by the coding sequence ATGCCTGAGCGCCGCGGAGACCGTGGCCGCCATCAGGCCAGAAAGCGCGCCGTCGACCTGCTCTTCGAAGCCGAGGCACGCGGGATCACGCCCGCGGAGGTAGCCGAGTCGCGTAGTGCCCTGTCTCAGACGCAATCCGACGTTTCACCGTTGAATCCGTACACGGCGACGGTGGCGCGTGGGGTGACCGATCACGCCGCGCACATCGACGATCTGATCGCCGCGCATCTGCAGGGCTGGACGCTGGACCGGCTGCCTGCCGTCGACCGGGCGATCCTGCGGGTGGCGGTGTGGGAACTGCTGCACGCCGACGACGTTCCCGAACCGGTTGCCGTCGACGAAGCCGTCGAACTGGCCAAGCAGTTGTCCACCGACGACTCACCGGGTTTCGTCAACGGTGTGCTGGGTCAGGTGATGTTGGTGACACCTCAGATCCGGGCGGCCGCAGAAGCTGTTCGGGGGACGGGCGATTCGGGCGTAGGGACATAA
- a CDS encoding M24 family metallopeptidase — protein MTISQRRDRLRQRLVAEDLDAMLVSDLVNVRYLSGFTGSNAALLIRAEDPTPVLATDGRYRTQAAQQAPDAELVIERACGPHLVARASADGMSRVGFESHVVTVDMFSVLAKAAGDRTELVRASGTVEALREVKDAGEVALLRLACEAADAALHDLIERGGLRPGRTEKEVGRELEALMLDHGADGRSFETIVAAGPNSAIPHHRPTDSVLAAGDLVKIDFGALVCGYHSDMTRTFVLSQAAQWQLDLYELVAAAQRAGREALAPGVALSDVDAASRQIIADAGYGENFGHGLGHGVGLQIHEAPGISASSAGTLLAGSAVTVEPGVYLPDRGGVRIEDTLVVGSDSHPNPDLLTRFPKELAIL, from the coding sequence GTGACTATTTCACAGCGCCGGGACCGGCTGCGTCAGCGACTGGTCGCCGAAGATCTGGACGCCATGCTGGTATCGGACCTGGTCAACGTCCGATATCTGTCCGGCTTCACCGGGTCCAACGCGGCACTGCTGATACGCGCGGAGGACCCGACACCGGTGCTGGCCACCGACGGGCGCTACCGCACCCAGGCCGCGCAGCAGGCGCCCGACGCCGAACTCGTCATCGAACGGGCGTGCGGGCCGCATCTGGTTGCGCGCGCGTCGGCCGACGGAATGTCCCGCGTCGGCTTCGAAAGTCATGTGGTGACCGTCGATATGTTCAGTGTGCTCGCCAAGGCGGCGGGAGACAGGACCGAACTGGTCCGGGCTTCGGGAACGGTGGAGGCGTTGCGCGAGGTCAAGGACGCCGGCGAGGTCGCCTTGTTGCGGTTGGCGTGTGAGGCCGCCGATGCGGCGCTGCACGATCTCATCGAGCGGGGTGGGTTGCGGCCGGGCCGTACCGAAAAAGAGGTGGGCCGCGAACTCGAGGCGCTGATGCTGGATCACGGCGCCGACGGCAGGTCGTTCGAAACCATCGTGGCCGCCGGTCCCAACTCCGCGATTCCGCACCATCGGCCGACCGACTCGGTGCTGGCCGCGGGGGACTTGGTCAAGATCGACTTCGGGGCGCTGGTGTGCGGCTACCACTCCGATATGACGCGGACGTTCGTGTTGTCGCAGGCCGCCCAGTGGCAGCTCGACCTCTACGAACTGGTGGCGGCCGCGCAGCGGGCCGGCCGCGAGGCGCTGGCGCCGGGGGTCGCGCTCTCCGACGTCGACGCGGCGTCGCGACAGATTATCGCCGACGCAGGATATGGCGAGAACTTCGGTCACGGATTGGGGCACGGGGTCGGTTTGCAGATTCACGAAGCGCCGGGAATCAGCGCGTCATCCGCCGGTACACTGCTTGCTGGCTCCGCGGTGACCGTGGAACCCGGTGTCTATCTGCCAGACCGCGGCGGTGTCCGAATCGAGGACACGCTTGTCGTCGGCAGTGATTCACACCCGAACCCTGACTTACTCACCCGGTTCCCCAAGGAACTGGCGATCCTCTGA
- the pcaDC gene encoding bifunctional 3-oxoadipate enol-lactonase/4-carboxymuconolactone decarboxylase PcaDC — MSTPRIVATEFGGPDAAPLLLLGPSLGTSATTLWSRAAAELTDTWRVVGWDLPGHGRGETSDAFTLAELAAGVLALADQFTRESFHYAGDSVGGCVGLQLMLDAPHRVASATLLCTGAVIGTPDAWTERAETVRASGTETLIAAATQRWFPSGFAERDSVTSSALLDALRSADSGSYAQVCEALGGFDVTDRLQEISTPVLAVAGSHDIATPPDHLQRIASGVKDGRLVVLENVGHLAPAEAPDRVAQLITEHARAASAPIPATTDEVHAGGLAVRREVLGDAHVDRAIAATTEFTADFQRFITEYAWGAIWTRPGLDRRSRSLITLTALVARGHHEELKIHLLAARRNGLSNDEIKELLMQTAIYCGVPDANTAFRIAADVLPGFDSEGERS; from the coding sequence ATGAGTACCCCGCGCATCGTCGCCACCGAGTTCGGCGGGCCGGACGCCGCGCCGCTGCTTCTTCTCGGGCCATCACTGGGCACCTCTGCCACCACCTTGTGGAGCCGGGCCGCAGCCGAATTGACTGACACATGGCGCGTCGTCGGCTGGGACCTTCCTGGGCATGGCCGCGGCGAAACCTCGGACGCCTTCACGCTTGCCGAACTCGCCGCCGGCGTCCTTGCGCTTGCCGACCAGTTCACCCGCGAATCATTCCATTACGCAGGTGATTCGGTCGGAGGCTGCGTCGGGCTGCAACTGATGTTGGATGCCCCGCACCGGGTTGCATCGGCCACCCTGTTGTGTACGGGCGCGGTGATCGGCACCCCGGACGCGTGGACCGAACGCGCCGAAACCGTCCGCGCGTCCGGAACCGAAACGCTGATCGCCGCCGCGACGCAGCGGTGGTTCCCCAGCGGCTTCGCGGAGCGCGATTCCGTCACCAGCTCGGCTTTGCTCGATGCGCTTCGTAGCGCGGACTCCGGCTCCTACGCGCAGGTGTGTGAGGCATTGGGTGGATTCGACGTCACCGACCGGCTGCAGGAGATCAGCACACCGGTCCTTGCCGTCGCGGGCAGTCACGACATTGCCACGCCGCCGGATCACCTGCAGCGCATAGCCTCCGGAGTCAAGGACGGGCGCCTGGTCGTATTGGAAAACGTGGGACATCTCGCGCCCGCCGAGGCGCCGGACCGAGTCGCGCAGCTGATCACCGAACACGCACGTGCGGCGAGCGCGCCGATACCGGCCACCACCGACGAGGTGCACGCCGGTGGGCTTGCGGTTCGGCGTGAGGTCCTCGGGGACGCGCACGTCGACCGGGCCATCGCGGCAACCACCGAATTCACCGCCGACTTTCAGCGGTTCATCACCGAGTACGCCTGGGGCGCAATCTGGACGCGGCCGGGTCTGGACCGCCGCAGCCGGTCGCTGATCACACTCACAGCGTTGGTGGCGCGCGGACACCACGAGGAACTCAAGATTCATCTGCTTGCCGCCCGGCGCAACGGGCTGTCCAACGACGAGATCAAGGAACTGCTGATGCAGACCGCGATTTACTGCGGTGTGCCGGATGCCAACACCGCCTTCCGTATTGCGGCCGACGTACTACCGGGCTTCGACAGTGAGGGGGAGAGGTCATGA
- a CDS encoding aspartate carbamoyltransferase catalytic subunit translates to MKHLLSTGDLSRAEALAILDNADRFSQALLGREVKKLPTLRGRTIITMFYENSTRTRVSFEVAGKWMSADVINVSASGSSVSKGESLRDTALTLRAAGADALIIRHPASGAAQQLAEWTLTEQGGPSVINAGDGTHEHPTQALLDALTIRQRLGDIEGKRVVIVGDVLHSRVARSNVLLLDTLGAEVVLVAPPTLLPVGVADWPVTVSHDLDAELPVADAVLMLRVQAERMTGGFFPSAREYSVLYGLSEKRQALLPGNAVVLHPGPMVRGMEIAFSVADSPQSAVLQQVSNGVHIRMAVLFHLLVGAEVEAMSV, encoded by the coding sequence ATGAAGCACCTGCTCTCAACCGGCGACCTGTCGCGGGCTGAAGCGCTCGCGATTCTCGACAACGCCGACCGGTTCAGCCAGGCCCTGCTCGGCCGCGAGGTCAAGAAACTGCCGACGCTTCGCGGCCGCACCATCATCACGATGTTCTACGAGAACTCCACCCGCACGCGGGTGTCATTCGAGGTCGCAGGCAAATGGATGAGTGCCGACGTCATCAATGTGAGCGCGTCGGGATCCTCTGTCTCCAAAGGTGAGTCGCTTCGCGACACCGCCCTGACCCTGCGTGCCGCCGGTGCCGATGCCCTGATCATCCGCCACCCCGCCTCTGGGGCGGCCCAGCAGCTTGCCGAGTGGACACTCACCGAGCAGGGTGGCCCGTCGGTGATCAACGCCGGCGACGGCACTCACGAACACCCGACGCAGGCACTGCTCGACGCGCTCACCATCCGGCAACGGCTCGGCGACATCGAAGGCAAGCGGGTCGTCATCGTCGGCGACGTGCTGCACAGCCGGGTCGCGCGGTCCAACGTGCTGCTGCTCGACACGCTCGGCGCGGAAGTGGTGCTCGTCGCCCCGCCCACGCTGCTGCCGGTCGGGGTCGCAGATTGGCCGGTCACCGTGTCGCACGACCTCGACGCCGAATTGCCCGTCGCAGATGCGGTGCTGATGCTGCGTGTGCAGGCCGAGCGGATGACCGGCGGCTTCTTCCCATCCGCGCGCGAATACTCGGTGCTGTACGGCCTCTCTGAGAAGCGCCAGGCACTGCTTCCGGGTAACGCGGTAGTCCTGCATCCCGGTCCGATGGTGCGCGGGATGGAGATCGCGTTCTCCGTCGCCGATTCTCCGCAATCAGCTGTCCTGCAGCAGGTTTCCAACGGTGTGCATATCCGAATGGCGGTGTTGTTCCACCTCCTGGTGGGCGCTGAGGTGGAAGCGATGAGCGTATGA
- the efp gene encoding elongation factor P, whose translation MASTADFKNGLVLQIDGQLWQIIEFQHVKPGKGPAFVRTKLKNVLSGKVVDKTYNAGVKVETATVDRRDATYLYRDGSDFVFMDSQDYEQHPLPESLVGDAAKFLLESLPVQIAFHDGAPLYLELPVTVELEVTHTEPGLQGDRSSAGTKPATVETGAEIQVPLFINTGDKLKVDSRDGSYLGRVNA comes from the coding sequence GTGGCATCGACCGCCGACTTCAAGAACGGGCTCGTCCTTCAGATTGACGGCCAACTGTGGCAGATCATCGAATTCCAGCACGTCAAGCCGGGCAAGGGCCCCGCGTTCGTGCGTACCAAGCTCAAGAACGTGCTGTCGGGCAAAGTCGTCGACAAGACCTACAACGCCGGTGTGAAGGTCGAGACCGCCACCGTCGACCGCCGCGACGCCACCTATCTGTACCGCGATGGCTCGGACTTCGTGTTCATGGACTCCCAGGACTACGAGCAGCACCCGCTGCCGGAGTCGCTCGTCGGCGATGCCGCCAAGTTCCTGCTGGAGAGCCTTCCGGTGCAGATCGCCTTCCACGACGGCGCGCCGCTGTATCTCGAACTGCCGGTCACCGTCGAACTCGAGGTCACCCACACCGAGCCGGGCCTGCAGGGCGACCGGTCCAGCGCAGGCACCAAACCCGCCACCGTCGAAACCGGTGCGGAGATCCAGGTGCCGTTGTTCATCAACACCGGCGACAAGCTGAAGGTGGATTCGCGTGACGGCAGCTACCTGGGAAGGGTGAATGCCTGA
- a CDS encoding serine hydrolase domain-containing protein, translated as MKLDGNQTSIQEAIDAGLLAGAVTLVCRAGEVLQVNELGYRDVDAGQPMERDTIFRIASMTKPVTVAAAMSLAEEGKLSLSDPVSTWLPELADMQVLVDPRGPLDKTTPARRQITIDDLMTHRSGLAYTFSVLGPLSKAYGRMSFRQDQDRWLAELATLPLVHQPGDRLTYSHATDVLGIALSRIEGKPLSDVVSERIFQPLGMVDTGFSVGTAGRPRAATMYKLDADMALQHDVMGPAPIVDPPFCTGGAGLWSTADDYLRFARMLLGGGTLDGVRVLSEKSVELMRTDRLTDEQKRQPFLGSPFWVGRGFGLNLSVVTDPAKSRQLFGPGGLGTFSWPGAYGTWWQADPSADLVLIYLIQNLPEINADMAAAVAGNTSLAKLQSAQPKFVRRTYQALDL; from the coding sequence ATGAAGCTCGACGGTAACCAGACATCTATTCAAGAGGCCATCGACGCCGGATTGCTCGCCGGGGCCGTGACGCTGGTGTGCCGCGCGGGCGAAGTGCTGCAAGTCAACGAGCTCGGCTACCGCGACGTCGACGCGGGCCAGCCGATGGAACGGGACACGATCTTCCGTATCGCGTCGATGACCAAACCCGTGACCGTCGCCGCCGCGATGAGCCTGGCCGAAGAGGGCAAGCTGTCGTTGTCCGACCCGGTCTCGACCTGGCTGCCCGAGCTGGCCGATATGCAGGTGCTCGTCGATCCGCGCGGCCCGCTCGACAAGACCACTCCCGCCCGTCGGCAGATCACAATCGACGATCTGATGACCCACCGCAGCGGGCTCGCCTACACGTTCTCCGTGCTCGGCCCGCTGAGCAAGGCATACGGGCGGATGTCCTTCCGCCAGGATCAGGACCGCTGGCTGGCCGAGCTGGCGACGCTGCCCCTGGTGCACCAGCCCGGCGATCGCCTCACCTACAGTCACGCCACCGACGTCCTGGGTATTGCGCTGTCGCGGATCGAGGGCAAGCCACTCTCTGACGTCGTGTCGGAGCGCATCTTTCAACCGCTCGGGATGGTCGACACCGGCTTCTCGGTGGGCACCGCGGGACGCCCACGCGCCGCGACGATGTACAAGCTCGACGCAGACATGGCGCTTCAGCACGACGTGATGGGGCCGGCGCCGATCGTCGATCCGCCGTTCTGCACCGGCGGTGCCGGCCTGTGGTCCACCGCCGACGACTACCTTCGGTTTGCCCGGATGCTGCTCGGCGGCGGCACATTGGACGGTGTTCGGGTGCTGTCGGAGAAATCGGTCGAATTGATGCGCACCGACCGGTTGACCGACGAACAGAAGCGGCAACCGTTTCTGGGGTCGCCGTTTTGGGTCGGCCGCGGCTTCGGGCTCAACCTCTCGGTCGTGACCGACCCCGCCAAATCACGGCAACTCTTCGGCCCCGGCGGCCTCGGCACGTTCAGTTGGCCCGGCGCGTACGGCACGTGGTGGCAAGCCGACCCGAGCGCCGATCTGGTGCTCATCTACTTGATCCAGAATCTCCCGGAAATCAACGCCGACATGGCAGCGGCCGTCGCGGGCAACACCTCGTTGGCGAAGCTGCAAAGCGCACAGCCCAAGTTCGTCCGTCGGACGTATCAAGCGCTCGATCTCTGA
- a CDS encoding 3-oxoacid CoA-transferase subunit B, which translates to MTLHVPSGTTTVEHLDRGPLDRRELAAVIARDIPPGSYVNLGIGQPTTVAEYLTPEAGVVLHTENGMLGMGGEAIGDEIDADLTNAGKVPVTETPGASYFHHADSFAMMRGGHLDVCVLGAFQVSQHGDLANWHTGAADAIPAVGGAMDLAIGAKSVFVMMDLFAKDGDAKLVPQCTYPLTGTRCVSRVYTDHAVFAIDSGDDGGIRVLETFGSTVEALADRMSLPLN; encoded by the coding sequence GTGACCCTCCACGTCCCAAGTGGCACCACCACCGTCGAGCATCTGGATCGCGGCCCGCTCGACCGCCGCGAACTGGCGGCGGTCATCGCCCGTGATATTCCGCCCGGTTCATACGTCAACCTCGGGATCGGACAACCGACGACGGTCGCCGAGTACTTGACCCCGGAGGCAGGTGTGGTGTTGCACACCGAGAACGGCATGCTCGGCATGGGCGGGGAAGCGATCGGTGACGAGATCGACGCGGATCTGACGAACGCGGGCAAGGTACCCGTCACCGAAACCCCTGGCGCATCGTACTTTCACCACGCGGACTCGTTTGCGATGATGCGCGGCGGCCATCTCGACGTATGCGTCCTCGGTGCATTCCAGGTCAGCCAGCACGGTGATCTGGCGAACTGGCACACCGGTGCGGCCGACGCCATTCCGGCGGTCGGGGGCGCCATGGATTTGGCCATCGGTGCGAAAAGCGTGTTCGTCATGATGGATCTGTTCGCCAAGGACGGCGACGCGAAGCTGGTGCCGCAGTGCACGTATCCGCTCACCGGCACCAGATGTGTGAGCCGCGTCTACACCGATCACGCGGTCTTCGCGATCGACTCCGGCGATGACGGCGGCATACGCGTGCTGGAGACATTCGGATCCACCGTCGAAGCGCTGGCCGACCGAATGTCGTTGCCGCTCAACTAA